In Candidatus Sysuiplasma acidicola, the genomic window TTTTTGTTCTGTTCCGGATCCTCTTGCTATTCTCAATATCCTTCCAGACTTGATTATCTTCGGGTTATCCAGCTCCTCAGCCGTCATTGAGTCCATTATGACTCTGAATCTGGAGAGGCGTTGCTGTAACTCCTCTGGATCCACATCAGTCTTCATGCCGGGCATCCCAGGGAGCATAGACATGATTTTCTTGAGCGGACCGACATCCGCCATCATCTCCATTTGCTCATACATCTCCCTGAGTGTGAAATGACCCGATATGATCTTCCTGGCCGTTTCTTCAGCCTTATTCTCGTCAATCGACTCCCTCATCTTTTCAAGGAGCGCGTGCATGTCGCCCATGCCGAGGAGTCTTGATATGAAGCGCTCCGGGTTGAAAGTTTCAAGATCCTCAATGTGTTCCCCGGTCCCGATGAAGAGAATGGGCGCACCGGTATGACCCACTGCACTCAACGCACCTCCCCCCTTTGCCGTTCCGTCGAGCTTGGTCAGTATGACTCCATTGACCTTGACCGCGTCGTGGAATGCCTTCGCCTGGTTTCCGGCTTGCTGGCCAACCGAGGAATCCAGGACTAGAATCCTCTGTTCCGGCTTAGCCGCAGCTTCCACATCCATTATTTCATCAATAAGGTCTTTTTCCAACGAGTGTCTTCCGCTTGTATCTATGATCTTGACATCTGCCTTTTCAAACTGCTGCAATCCAGCCCTGACAATCTTTACTGCACTTTTTTCGTTGCGAATTCCAAAAACCGGAACCTTGATTTC contains:
- a CDS encoding signal recognition particle protein Srp19 (with 7S RNA and Srp19 binds to the signal sequence of presecretory protein), coding for EIKVPVFGIRNEKSAVKIVRAGLQQFEKADVKIIDTSGRHSLEKDLIDEIMDVEAAAKPEQRILVLDSSVGQQAGNQAKAFHDAVKVNGVILTKLDGTAKGGGALSAVGHTGAPILFIGTGEHIEDLETFNPERFISRLLGMGDMHALLEKMRESIDENKAEETARKIISGHFTLREMYEQMEMMADVGPLKKIMSMLPGMPGMKTDVDPEELQQRLSRFRVIMDSMTAEELDNPKIIKSGRILRIARGSGTEQKQVRELLKQYNLSRRAVKGFLGNRQIRRQLMKQMRDQGTQDG